In Haliaeetus albicilla chromosome 20, bHalAlb1.1, whole genome shotgun sequence, a genomic segment contains:
- the GSX1 gene encoding GS homeobox 1 has product MPRSFLVDSLVLREAGEKKGEGSPPPPLFPYAVHPSHPLPALPAGSCHARKAGLLCVCPLCVTASQLHPPPPAIPLLKASFPPFGSQYCHSPLARQQHSVSAVSVGHAPALYQGAYPLPDPRQFHCISVDSTSSQLPSSKRMRTAFTSTQLLELEREFASNMYLSRLRRIEIATYLNLSEKQVKIWFQNRRVKHKKEGKSSSHRGGGGGHGCKCSSLSTTKCSEDDEDLRMSPSSSGKDDRGLAVTP; this is encoded by the exons ATGCCGCGCTCCTTTTTGGTGGACTCGCTGGTGCTGCGGGAGGcgggagagaagaaaggggagggcagccccccgccgcctcTTTTTCCCTACGCCGTGCACCCTTCGCACCCGCTGCCCGCCTTACCGGCCGGGTCCTGCCACGCTCGGAAAGCCGGCTTGCTCTGCGTTTGCCCGCTCTGTGTCACCGCTTCCCAGCTgcacccgccgccgcccgccatCCCCCTCCTCAAggcttccttccctcctttcgGCTCCCAGTACTGCCACTCGCCCCTGGCCCGCCAGCAGCACTCCGTCTCCGCCGTCAGCGTCGGGCACGCACCGGCGCTTTACCAGGGGGCTTACCCGCTGCCCGACCCCCGGCAGTTCCACTGCATCTCCGTGG ACAGCACGTCCAGCCAGCTGCCCAGCAGCAAGAGGATGCGCACCGCCTTCACCAGCACGCAGCTCCTGGAACTGGAGAGGGAGTTCGCCTCCAACATGTACCTCTCCCGGCTGAGGCGAATCGAGATCGCCACCTACCTGAACCTCTCCGAGAAGCAGGTGAAGATCTGGTTCCAGAACCGACGGGTCAAGCAcaagaaagaaggcaaaagcAGCTCccaccggggcggggggggcggccaCGGCTGCAAATGCTCGTCCCTTTCCACCACCAAGTGCTCGGAAGACGACGAGGACTTGCGCATGTCTCCGTCCTCCTCGGGGAAGGACGACAGAGGCCTCGCGGTcaccccctaa